In Candidatus Binatia bacterium, the following proteins share a genomic window:
- a CDS encoding carbamoyltransferase: MTAILGISAYYHDSAAALLIDGNIVAAAQEERFTRKKHDHRFPEHAIRYCLDHAGISIADLDHVVFYDKPLLKFERLLETYLAYAPQGFPSFMKAMPLWLRQKLYIPREIRKGLGGQYKGRCIFTEHHESHAASAFFPSPFEEAAVMTLDGVGEWATSSWGEGRGNRMQLLGELRFPHSLGLLYSAFTYYCGFKVNSGEYKLMGLAPYGEPTFADKILANLVDVKEDGSFRMDMSYFNYCQGLTMTSPKFDALFGAPARAAESPLDDRHMDIAASIQKVTEEIMLRMSRHVHRRTGLNNLCLAGGVALNCVGNGKVLREGPFENIWIQPAAGDAGGALGAALYVWHQLLDKPRTVGKSDSQYGSLLGPRYSREEIHAFLESEGAVAHEYADDEVLCDEVAGLLAGENVVGWFQGRMEFGPRALGGRSILGDARSRQMQSTMNLKIKFRESFRPFAPSVLAERSSDWFGMRTSDESPYMLIVAPVNEDKRLAVNGQAAGLKGIEKLKVPRSDVPAITHVDYSARVQTVDAARHGRYRRLIEKFEEKTGCPMLINTSFNVRGEPIVCTPSDAYRCFLATNMDVLVLENFVLLKKEQVGAKEIDVAAYLSQFQLD; encoded by the coding sequence ATGACTGCCATTCTCGGGATCTCCGCCTACTACCACGACTCCGCTGCTGCGCTGCTGATCGATGGCAACATCGTCGCCGCGGCCCAGGAGGAGCGGTTCACGCGCAAGAAGCACGACCACCGCTTCCCGGAGCACGCGATCCGCTACTGCCTCGACCACGCCGGGATCTCGATTGCCGATCTCGACCACGTCGTCTTCTACGACAAGCCTCTGCTCAAATTCGAAAGGCTGCTGGAGACCTACCTGGCGTACGCGCCGCAGGGTTTCCCGTCGTTCATGAAGGCGATGCCACTTTGGCTGCGCCAGAAGCTCTACATCCCGCGCGAGATCCGCAAGGGACTGGGCGGCCAGTACAAGGGACGCTGCATCTTCACCGAGCACCACGAGTCGCACGCGGCCAGCGCGTTCTTCCCGTCGCCGTTCGAGGAGGCGGCGGTGATGACGCTCGACGGTGTCGGCGAGTGGGCGACTTCGAGCTGGGGCGAAGGCCGCGGCAACCGCATGCAGTTGCTCGGCGAGCTTCGTTTCCCGCATTCGCTCGGACTGCTCTACTCGGCGTTCACGTACTACTGCGGCTTCAAGGTCAATTCGGGCGAATACAAGCTGATGGGCCTGGCTCCTTACGGCGAGCCGACCTTCGCCGACAAGATCCTGGCCAACCTGGTCGACGTCAAGGAAGACGGCTCGTTCCGCATGGACATGTCGTACTTCAACTACTGCCAGGGTCTGACGATGACGTCGCCGAAGTTCGATGCGCTCTTCGGCGCACCGGCGCGTGCTGCGGAGTCTCCGCTGGACGACCGCCACATGGACATCGCGGCGTCGATCCAGAAAGTCACCGAGGAGATCATGCTGCGCATGTCGCGGCACGTGCACCGCAGGACGGGACTGAACAACCTGTGCCTGGCCGGCGGCGTCGCGCTCAACTGCGTCGGCAACGGCAAGGTGCTGCGCGAAGGCCCCTTCGAGAACATCTGGATCCAGCCTGCCGCAGGGGATGCGGGCGGAGCGCTCGGTGCCGCGCTGTACGTCTGGCACCAGCTCCTCGACAAGCCTCGCACCGTCGGCAAGAGCGACAGCCAGTACGGCAGCCTGCTCGGACCGCGCTACTCGCGCGAAGAAATCCACGCTTTCCTCGAATCCGAAGGTGCCGTCGCGCACGAGTACGCGGACGACGAGGTGCTCTGCGACGAGGTCGCCGGGCTGCTGGCCGGCGAAAACGTCGTCGGCTGGTTCCAGGGCCGCATGGAGTTTGGCCCTCGCGCTCTCGGCGGGCGCAGCATCCTCGGCGATGCGCGCAGCCGCCAGATGCAGTCGACGATGAACCTGAAGATCAAGTTCCGCGAGTCGTTCCGGCCGTTCGCACCGTCCGTGCTGGCCGAGCGCTCGAGCGACTGGTTCGGCATGCGCACGAGCGACGAGAGCCCGTACATGCTGATCGTCGCGCCGGTCAACGAGGACAAGCGTCTTGCCGTCAACGGCCAGGCCGCGGGCCTGAAGGGCATCGAGAAGCTCAAGGTGCCGCGCTCGGACGTGCCGGCGATCACGCACGTCGACTATTCGGCGCGCGTGCAGACCGTCGATGCTGCACGCCACGGCCGCTACCGGCGACTGATCGAGAAGTTCGAAGAGAAGACCGGGTGCCCGATGCTGATCAACACCAGCTTCAACGTGCGCGGCGAGCCGATTGTCTGCACTCCTTCGGACGCCTACCGCTGTTTCCTCGCGACCAACATGGACGTGCTGGTGCTCGAGAACTTCGTGCTGCTCAAGAAAGAGCAGGTGGGCGCGAAGGAGATCGACGTCGCCGCCTACCTGTCCCAGTTCCAGCTCGACTGA
- a CDS encoding SxtJ family membrane protein → MEINWNPTRKELRQFGFLCLGFFGLIAAGRYHRGGLTTSVEVFAALAAAGGILGAAAPQLLKRVYVGWMVAVFPIGWTVSHLLLGFIYFFVLTPVGIVIRLLGHDPMNRSFDRSAQSYWIIHEQAPVARYFRQF, encoded by the coding sequence ATGGAAATCAACTGGAACCCGACCCGCAAGGAATTGCGGCAGTTCGGCTTCCTGTGCCTCGGCTTCTTCGGGCTGATCGCGGCGGGGCGTTACCACCGCGGCGGCCTGACGACTTCCGTCGAGGTGTTTGCCGCGCTGGCTGCCGCGGGAGGAATCCTCGGCGCTGCCGCTCCGCAGCTGCTGAAGCGGGTCTACGTCGGATGGATGGTCGCGGTTTTTCCGATCGGCTGGACCGTCTCGCACCTGCTCCTCGGTTTCATTTATTTCTTCGTACTGACGCCGGTGGGCATCGTCATTCGCCTGCTCGGCCACGACCCGATGAACCGCAGCTTCGACCGAAGCGCCCAGTCCTATTGGATCATCCACGAGCAGGCCCCGGTGGCGCGCTACTTCCGCCAGTTCTGA
- a CDS encoding DUF5989 family protein, which translates to MADNTAPRKGASEFEREAGQAQVGLAGEFLDYLRQNKKWWITPIVVVLLLVGALVIFGGSAAAPFIYTLF; encoded by the coding sequence ATGGCTGACAACACGGCACCACGAAAGGGAGCGAGCGAGTTCGAGCGCGAAGCGGGACAAGCCCAGGTGGGATTGGCAGGCGAGTTCCTCGACTACCTTCGCCAGAACAAGAAGTGGTGGATCACACCGATCGTCGTCGTGCTGCTGCTCGTCGGCGCACTGGTGATCTTCGGCGGCAGCGCGGCCGCTCCGTTCATCTACACGCTGTTCTAG
- a CDS encoding SGNH/GDSL hydrolase family protein, with protein MSPSRRPAALFAALAALLAAGLTLGLVEVVLRVVDYPPATFSPWIRSDLFGFRLAPDIDVRMRGPEYDVRIQTNSLGMRDDEPGPKNKPRVMLIGDSFAMGYGVERGKLFADLLEKDLGIDVEDMGTGGYEIVQQPRVLAEYGPRLSPDLVLYAMYLGNDLSQNDEWEERADGSLHNKTREYPVRQPNEWKLVRLVHDGIYGIRKGRSEKEGEWLPYEGYLGLCEKDLGAEAIKDYADAEALLVRVAEQSRRLRAPLLVLEIPYRSMVEPDAYTSLASKVPGLAERYDLTQPAREIGQRMTKDGIEHVDVTPNLVEEFKRSAKPLFYPIDGHLTEAGHAAVARFLEPYVRDHLRPDADRHL; from the coding sequence GTGAGCCCGTCGCGGCGCCCTGCGGCGCTCTTTGCAGCCCTGGCGGCGCTCCTCGCCGCCGGGCTCACCCTCGGCCTCGTCGAGGTCGTCCTTCGCGTCGTCGACTATCCCCCGGCAACGTTCTCTCCGTGGATCCGCAGCGACCTGTTCGGCTTTCGCCTGGCGCCGGACATCGACGTGCGCATGCGCGGCCCCGAGTACGACGTGCGCATTCAGACCAACTCCCTCGGCATGCGCGACGACGAGCCCGGACCCAAGAACAAGCCCAGGGTCATGCTGATCGGCGATTCCTTCGCGATGGGCTACGGGGTCGAGCGCGGCAAGCTATTCGCCGACCTGCTCGAGAAGGACCTCGGCATCGACGTCGAGGACATGGGCACCGGCGGCTACGAGATCGTCCAGCAGCCCCGGGTCCTCGCCGAGTACGGGCCGCGCCTTTCGCCCGACCTCGTGCTCTACGCGATGTACCTCGGCAACGACCTCTCGCAGAACGACGAGTGGGAGGAGAGGGCCGACGGCAGCCTGCACAACAAGACCCGCGAGTACCCGGTGCGCCAGCCGAACGAGTGGAAGCTCGTGCGCCTGGTCCACGACGGAATCTACGGAATCCGCAAGGGTCGCAGCGAAAAGGAAGGAGAATGGCTGCCTTACGAGGGTTACCTCGGGCTTTGCGAGAAGGATCTCGGCGCCGAGGCGATCAAGGATTACGCCGATGCCGAGGCGCTGCTGGTGCGCGTGGCCGAGCAGAGTCGCAGGCTGCGGGCACCGCTTCTCGTGCTCGAGATCCCGTACCGGTCGATGGTCGAGCCCGACGCCTACACCAGCCTGGCATCCAAGGTTCCCGGCCTGGCCGAGCGTTACGACTTGACGCAGCCGGCCCGCGAAATCGGCCAGCGGATGACGAAGGACGGCATCGAGCACGTCGACGTCACGCCGAACCTCGTCGAGGAGTTCAAGCGCAGCGCCAAACCGCTGTTCTACCCGATCGACGGCCACCTTACGGAAGCCGGTCACGCCGCCGTGGCCCGCTTCCTCGAGCCCTACGTGCGCGACCACCTGCGCCCCGACGCCGACCGTCACTTGTAA